One region of Halomonas huangheensis genomic DNA includes:
- a CDS encoding YgfZ/GcvT domain-containing protein gives MTTWITTHGGRLSSPACVEFDTPDPARTALERTVVTPLVHLGALDIQGPDTQRFLQGQTSAQLDLVNGQFAPLTAFCSAKGRVIANAQVLQVNAEHYRLILDRSLVEPLAQHLGRFAAFYKTELVPHPEVALIGIIGSESAALTEVDCDLNAPEVWHQASNDDAIALGYPGPQSRYLVMVSESHADALFERLLKQCVAVGNTIWKLADIQSGLHFITADQQDTWLPQMLNWEALAGISFKKGCYTGQEVVARAHFRGQVKKRLFRGQLEGSEPLPVGSAVINADDKRMGEIIACQLDAYGQTETLAVLSTSAEDMELSSEGRQFQTLKLPYTIERLDPENLASTNAGSDSAQTE, from the coding sequence ATGACTACCTGGATCACCACTCATGGGGGACGACTCAGTTCCCCTGCATGTGTCGAATTCGATACGCCGGACCCAGCTCGTACCGCGCTGGAGCGCACAGTTGTTACGCCATTGGTACATCTTGGTGCATTGGATATCCAGGGCCCAGACACCCAGCGCTTTCTACAAGGTCAGACCAGCGCCCAACTGGATCTGGTCAACGGTCAGTTCGCACCACTGACCGCCTTCTGCTCCGCCAAAGGCAGAGTGATTGCCAATGCTCAGGTCCTGCAGGTCAACGCCGAGCATTACCGTCTGATCCTCGACCGCAGCCTGGTAGAGCCACTGGCGCAACACCTCGGGCGCTTCGCCGCGTTCTACAAGACCGAGCTGGTGCCTCACCCGGAGGTTGCCTTGATCGGCATTATCGGCAGCGAATCTGCGGCGCTCACCGAGGTCGATTGCGATCTGAACGCGCCGGAGGTCTGGCACCAGGCCAGCAACGATGATGCCATTGCCCTCGGCTACCCCGGTCCCCAGTCACGCTATCTGGTGATGGTCTCGGAATCCCACGCAGACGCGCTGTTCGAGCGCCTACTCAAGCAATGTGTCGCGGTTGGCAACACCATCTGGAAGCTCGCGGATATCCAGTCGGGGCTACATTTCATCACGGCAGATCAGCAGGACACCTGGTTGCCGCAGATGCTCAACTGGGAAGCGCTGGCGGGAATCAGCTTCAAGAAGGGTTGCTATACCGGGCAGGAAGTAGTGGCACGCGCGCACTTCCGCGGCCAGGTGAAGAAACGCCTGTTCCGCGGCCAACTGGAAGGCAGTGAGCCGCTGCCGGTGGGTAGCGCGGTGATCAATGCCGACGACAAACGCATGGGCGAGATCATCGCCTGCCAGTTGGATGCCTACGGCCAGACCGAGACGCTTGCCGTGCTCTCGACCAGTGCCGAGGACATGGAGTTGTCCAGCGAAGGGCGTCAGTTTCAGACTCTCAAGTTGCCCTACACCATCGAGCGTCTTGATCCCGAGAATCTGGCATCGACAAACGCCGGGAGCGACTCAGCTCAAACCGAATAG
- a CDS encoding hydroxyacid dehydrogenase, translating to MTHTDGSHKVLITRARIDEKAVEMLAEHGFECIFSPPYASPAEVAERLRETGAQALMVSQGQMTREVILASDALKIVVKHGSGVNNINLGAAESLNIPVYRSLGANARAVAEQAITLSLALWKSLPRLDTATRSGNWLKGEFIGRDIQGAVIGLVGFGAIGREVANMALALGMKVQVLDPAFSESLPGIERVMELETLLATSDMVSLHCPLTPQTRHLINAERLRLMKRESVLVNTARGGVVDEQALAEALHEGIIAGAALDSFEVEPPAADLPLWQAPNLIATPHAAGLTPGAERAMAMTAAQHIIDHFAGCEIDARFRATQAALGGLEE from the coding sequence GTGACGCATACAGACGGGTCGCACAAGGTGTTGATCACTCGGGCACGCATCGACGAGAAGGCGGTGGAGATGCTTGCGGAACATGGCTTCGAATGTATTTTCTCGCCGCCCTATGCCTCGCCGGCGGAGGTGGCTGAGCGCTTGCGTGAGACGGGAGCTCAGGCGCTGATGGTGTCCCAGGGGCAGATGACCCGTGAGGTGATCTTGGCAAGTGACGCGCTGAAGATCGTCGTCAAGCACGGTAGTGGGGTGAACAATATCAACCTTGGCGCCGCGGAATCACTGAATATTCCGGTATACCGTAGCCTCGGTGCCAATGCGCGAGCAGTGGCCGAACAGGCGATCACGCTGTCGCTGGCGCTGTGGAAGTCACTTCCGCGACTGGATACCGCAACGCGCAGCGGCAACTGGCTCAAGGGCGAATTCATTGGCCGTGATATCCAGGGAGCAGTCATCGGCCTGGTGGGCTTTGGCGCCATCGGACGCGAAGTGGCAAACATGGCGCTGGCGCTGGGCATGAAGGTGCAGGTACTGGACCCGGCGTTCAGTGAATCCCTGCCGGGGATCGAGCGAGTCATGGAGCTGGAGACCCTGCTGGCGACTTCCGACATGGTGTCGCTGCATTGTCCGCTGACACCACAGACCCGCCACCTGATCAACGCCGAGCGTCTGCGCCTGATGAAGCGTGAGTCGGTGCTGGTCAACACGGCGCGTGGCGGCGTGGTTGACGAGCAGGCACTGGCTGAAGCACTGCATGAAGGCATCATCGCCGGTGCCGCTCTGGACAGCTTTGAAGTCGAGCCACCGGCCGCTGATCTGCCGTTGTGGCAGGCCCCCAACCTGATCGCCACTCCCCATGCAGCGGGCCTGACACCGGGTGCCGAGCGAGCCATGGCCATGACGGCGGCGCAACACATCATTGACCACTTTGCCGGATGCGAGATCGATGCACGCTTCCGGGCCACACAGGCCGCACTGGGCGGATTGGAGGAATAG
- a CDS encoding OsmC family protein: MTIHLRSERDGILRQRVSIESFDDLLVDVPQAFGGEGLAPDPHDYFDLSLGACKAITAQMYARRKEWPLTDVSVVVTRDERDERRGVYRLDVAMTFHGIEVAEQLARLEEISHKCPIHRLMTTSTVEITTRTLDPET, from the coding sequence ATGACGATTCATCTTCGCAGTGAACGTGATGGAATCCTGCGTCAGCGGGTCAGTATCGAGAGTTTCGATGATCTGCTGGTCGATGTTCCTCAGGCCTTTGGTGGCGAAGGGCTGGCGCCGGACCCTCATGACTATTTCGATCTCTCGCTGGGTGCATGCAAGGCCATCACTGCGCAGATGTATGCCAGGCGCAAGGAGTGGCCACTGACCGATGTCAGTGTAGTGGTGACTCGGGATGAACGTGATGAAAGGCGCGGTGTCTATCGTCTGGACGTGGCGATGACCTTTCACGGCATCGAGGTCGCCGAGCAGTTGGCGCGTCTTGAAGAGATCAGCCATAAATGCCCGATTCATCGATTGATGACAACATCGACAGTGGAAATCACTACGCGCACTCTCGATCCGGAGACTTGA
- the uvrB gene encoding excinuclease ABC subunit UvrB codes for MSKPFRLASKFQPAGDQPAAIEGLVQGLESGLAHQTLLGVTGSGKTFTMANIVERMQRPTIVMAHNKTLAAQLYGEFKAFFPDNAVEYFVSYYDYYQPEAYVPSSDTFIEKDASINDHIEQMRLSATKALLERRDALIVVSVSAIYGLGDPEQYLKMRLHFTRGELIDQRAFLRRLAELQYTRNDMDFKRGTYRVRGDVIDIFPADAEDEAVRVELFDDEIDSISLFDPLTGELRGKVPRMTIYPKSHYVTPRETILGAIDGIKSELAERLAFLRKEDRLVEAQRLEQRSLYDIEMMMELGYCNGVENYSRYLSGRAPGEPPPTFFDYLPAESLLFIDESHVSVPQVGGMYRGDRSRKETLVEYGFRLPSALDNRPMKFEEWEAISPQTIFVSATPGAYEAEHAGQVVEQVVRPTGLLDPEIEVRPASTQVDDLLSEIRKRTSVEERVLVTTLTKRMAEDLTEYLDEHGVRVRYLHSDIDTVERVEIIRDLRLGKFDVLVGINLLREGLDIPEVSLVAILDADKEGFLRAERSLIQTIGRAARNANGKAILYGDRITDSMRKAIDETARRREKQTAFNEEHGITPRTVTRSVADILEAAQAPGSRRKGRKGERKVAEDKAGYDVSSLSVEDLRKEMSRLENEMLEAAQNLEFEEAARLRDRLHELREQQLVLGAV; via the coding sequence ATGAGCAAGCCATTTCGACTGGCATCGAAATTCCAGCCTGCGGGCGATCAGCCTGCTGCAATCGAGGGGCTGGTCCAGGGACTGGAGTCGGGATTGGCCCACCAGACGCTACTGGGTGTTACGGGGTCCGGCAAGACCTTCACCATGGCCAATATCGTTGAGCGTATGCAGCGTCCCACGATTGTCATGGCGCATAACAAGACCTTGGCCGCGCAGCTGTATGGCGAGTTCAAGGCGTTCTTTCCCGACAATGCGGTCGAGTATTTCGTTTCCTACTACGACTACTACCAGCCTGAGGCCTATGTGCCTTCATCGGATACCTTCATCGAGAAGGATGCCTCGATCAATGACCACATCGAACAGATGCGCCTATCGGCGACCAAGGCGCTGCTGGAGCGTCGCGATGCGCTGATCGTGGTATCGGTGTCCGCCATCTACGGTCTCGGTGATCCTGAGCAGTATCTGAAGATGCGCCTGCACTTCACACGCGGGGAATTGATCGACCAGCGCGCCTTCCTGCGCCGCCTCGCGGAACTGCAGTACACCCGCAACGACATGGACTTCAAGCGTGGTACCTATCGGGTGCGCGGCGATGTCATTGATATCTTTCCCGCCGATGCCGAGGACGAAGCGGTACGTGTCGAGCTGTTCGATGATGAGATCGACTCGATCAGCCTGTTCGATCCCTTGACTGGCGAGCTGCGTGGCAAGGTGCCGCGCATGACCATCTATCCCAAGAGTCATTACGTCACACCTCGCGAGACCATCCTTGGCGCTATCGATGGCATCAAGTCGGAGCTGGCCGAGCGGCTGGCCTTCCTACGCAAGGAAGACCGCCTGGTCGAGGCACAGCGCCTCGAACAACGCTCGCTGTATGACATCGAGATGATGATGGAGCTGGGCTACTGCAACGGGGTGGAGAACTACTCGCGTTATCTGTCCGGGCGCGCGCCGGGCGAGCCGCCGCCGACTTTCTTCGACTATCTACCGGCTGAGTCGCTGCTGTTCATTGATGAGTCACATGTCAGCGTGCCCCAGGTGGGCGGTATGTACCGTGGTGACCGTTCGCGCAAGGAGACGCTGGTCGAGTATGGATTCCGTCTTCCATCGGCACTCGACAACCGGCCGATGAAGTTCGAAGAATGGGAGGCAATCTCTCCGCAGACCATCTTTGTCTCGGCGACCCCCGGTGCCTATGAGGCCGAGCATGCCGGTCAGGTGGTCGAGCAGGTCGTGCGTCCGACCGGACTGCTCGACCCTGAGATCGAGGTACGACCGGCGTCGACCCAGGTGGATGATCTACTGTCGGAGATTCGCAAGCGGACCAGCGTTGAGGAGCGCGTGTTGGTAACCACGCTGACCAAGCGCATGGCAGAGGACCTGACCGAGTATCTGGATGAGCACGGTGTCAGGGTGCGTTATCTGCACTCGGATATCGATACCGTGGAGCGTGTCGAGATCATTCGCGATCTACGTCTTGGTAAGTTCGACGTACTGGTAGGCATCAACCTGCTGCGTGAAGGTCTGGATATTCCGGAAGTGTCGCTGGTGGCGATTCTGGATGCCGACAAGGAGGGCTTCCTGCGTGCCGAGCGTTCACTGATTCAGACCATTGGCCGTGCTGCGCGTAACGCCAATGGCAAGGCGATTCTGTATGGCGACCGGATTACCGACTCGATGCGCAAGGCGATTGATGAAACCGCGCGTCGGCGAGAGAAGCAGACTGCATTCAACGAAGAGCATGGCATTACGCCGCGCACCGTGACGCGCTCGGTGGCCGATATTCTCGAAGCGGCCCAGGCACCAGGTAGTCGTCGCAAGGGGCGCAAGGGCGAACGCAAGGTGGCCGAGGACAAGGCCGGCTACGATGTCAGTTCGCTGTCCGTCGAGGACCTACGCAAGGAGATGAGTCGACTCGAGAATGAGATGCTGGAGGCAGCCCAGAATCTCGAATTCGAGGAAGCCGCGAGGCTGCGTGATCGTCTGCATGAACTACGCGAACAGCAGTTGGTGCTGGGCGCGGTCTAG
- a CDS encoding tripartite tricarboxylate transporter permease gives MSGLSELLYAFSVVVTPENLLVIFVAGLVGTVVGALPGLGPSAGIALMMPLTFGMDPVGGLSLLTGVYLGTMYGGRLTAILINTPGDAPAIVTALDGYPMMQQGRGGLALGLSAIASFVGGCFGLLMLIFFAPVIAEYAIFLGPPEYFLLMVLGLSMIIVLAGADPLKALIATLFGVVLSTIGSDYVSGEVRYAVVPELIDGIDFVAVIIGLFGVGEVLVNIEERVVLNMGKPRFRMGEFIPGRKELKEAAAPIARGSVLGTAIGVLPGAGATIATFMTYITEKKLSKKPDEFGNGAIAGLAAPEAANNAAVPGSLIPLLTLGIPGSGGTAIMLGALIMFGLNPGPLLMIQSADIVWGTIASLVIANFFLLGSNVLLIPLFVNALRVVQKHLSAIVVAFCLVGAYAINYSEFEIWIVLIFGVIGYLMKKADYPAGPFILALVLSPLAENYLRQSIRLGQGSWEIFIARPLTMSFTIAVGVVILFGMVKPLLFRNRSLEQRL, from the coding sequence ATGTCCGGTCTATCTGAACTTCTCTATGCCTTCAGCGTGGTGGTAACACCCGAAAACCTGTTGGTGATATTTGTTGCCGGTCTGGTCGGTACCGTTGTCGGCGCCTTGCCGGGACTGGGGCCGTCGGCAGGCATTGCCTTGATGATGCCCTTGACCTTCGGCATGGACCCTGTGGGTGGACTGTCGCTGCTTACCGGTGTTTACCTCGGCACCATGTATGGCGGACGCTTGACGGCGATCCTGATCAATACGCCAGGTGATGCCCCGGCCATTGTCACGGCATTGGATGGTTATCCGATGATGCAGCAGGGGCGGGGAGGGCTAGCACTGGGGCTTTCGGCCATCGCTTCGTTCGTCGGCGGTTGCTTCGGTCTGTTGATGCTGATCTTCTTTGCACCGGTGATCGCCGAGTACGCGATCTTCCTCGGGCCGCCCGAGTACTTCCTGCTGATGGTCCTTGGCCTGAGCATGATCATTGTGCTGGCTGGGGCCGATCCGCTCAAGGCGCTTATAGCCACGCTGTTCGGGGTAGTGCTCAGTACCATTGGCAGTGATTACGTCTCGGGTGAGGTGCGTTACGCGGTGGTGCCGGAGTTGATCGACGGAATCGATTTCGTCGCGGTGATCATCGGGCTGTTCGGTGTCGGCGAAGTGCTGGTCAACATCGAAGAGCGCGTGGTGCTGAACATGGGCAAGCCGCGCTTCCGCATGGGCGAGTTCATTCCAGGACGCAAGGAGCTGAAGGAGGCGGCTGCGCCCATCGCGCGTGGTTCCGTGCTTGGTACTGCAATCGGCGTGCTGCCGGGGGCTGGTGCGACCATCGCTACCTTCATGACCTACATTACCGAGAAGAAGCTATCGAAGAAGCCGGATGAATTCGGCAACGGCGCGATAGCGGGACTGGCGGCACCGGAAGCGGCGAACAATGCGGCGGTACCGGGCTCACTGATTCCGTTGCTGACGTTGGGTATTCCCGGCTCCGGTGGCACGGCAATCATGCTGGGCGCGTTGATCATGTTCGGGCTCAATCCCGGCCCGCTGTTGATGATCCAGTCGGCGGATATCGTCTGGGGCACGATTGCTAGTCTGGTAATCGCCAACTTCTTCCTGTTGGGTTCGAACGTGCTGTTGATTCCGCTGTTCGTCAATGCCCTACGGGTGGTGCAGAAGCACCTGTCGGCGATTGTGGTGGCGTTCTGTCTGGTCGGCGCCTACGCCATCAACTACAGCGAGTTCGAAATCTGGATCGTGTTGATCTTCGGGGTCATCGGCTATCTGATGAAGAAGGCCGATTATCCGGCAGGGCCCTTCATTCTGGCGTTGGTACTCAGCCCGCTGGCCGAGAACTATCTGCGTCAGTCGATACGTCTGGGCCAGGGCTCCTGGGAGATCTTCATTGCCAGACCTCTGACCATGAGCTTCACCATCGCCGTAGGCGTGGTCATTCTGTTCGGCATGGTCAAGCCGCTGCTGTTCAGGAATCGCAGCCTGGAGCAGCGTCTGTAA
- a CDS encoding tripartite tricarboxylate transporter TctB family protein codes for MGVERILLALLALLGAAFVLGGQGLAFRADIAFGPGFVPVVTGAALALSCVVQALRQRRRSAAASSVHGSNAAGVDDQSLEDHRPNYRGMLLALAILVAGAAAMVLGSVLIPVFIITVLLSWLVLGHGLGRSLVVAVGTNAVIYVIFALWLGLPVQ; via the coding sequence ATGGGCGTCGAACGGATACTGCTGGCATTACTTGCACTGCTCGGCGCCGCCTTCGTGCTGGGCGGCCAGGGGCTGGCTTTCAGGGCGGATATCGCCTTTGGCCCCGGCTTCGTACCTGTGGTCACAGGTGCGGCGCTGGCGCTGAGCTGTGTGGTTCAGGCACTGCGGCAACGCCGTCGCAGTGCCGCCGCATCCAGCGTTCATGGCTCGAATGCGGCTGGTGTTGATGACCAGAGTCTAGAGGATCATCGCCCCAACTATCGGGGAATGCTGCTGGCACTGGCGATTCTGGTCGCCGGAGCGGCGGCCATGGTACTTGGTTCGGTGTTGATTCCGGTATTCATCATCACGGTGCTGCTGTCCTGGCTGGTCCTCGGCCATGGGCTGGGGCGTTCGCTGGTGGTTGCCGTTGGCACGAATGCTGTCATCTACGTGATTTTTGCGCTTTGGCTCGGTTTGCCGGTGCAATGA
- a CDS encoding GntR family transcriptional regulator, translating into MDIDEQQNTELPLGEQAYIRLRDLLRHGNLKSGQRLSESEICDRFAMSRTPVREAIRRLQSEGLLGSTPGGRIVVAEIDLERVEEIYDMREAVEGLAARLAARNARTPDLMRLEKILQEQRAEPDTEVRFLNINDRFHGAIYTLSRNRYVIHDAEVLLNSASMIRGSTHGRYDYESWSLQDHEAIFNAICNGDTAGAETAMRQHIRRGRWQRTRLLLAE; encoded by the coding sequence ATGGACATTGATGAGCAGCAGAACACAGAGCTTCCTCTTGGCGAGCAGGCCTATATTCGCCTGCGCGACCTGCTCCGACACGGCAATCTCAAGTCAGGCCAGCGTCTGAGTGAAAGTGAAATCTGTGATCGCTTTGCGATGAGCCGAACACCGGTGCGCGAGGCTATTCGTCGCTTGCAGTCGGAGGGCTTACTGGGGTCGACACCCGGCGGAAGGATTGTGGTGGCAGAGATTGATCTTGAACGGGTCGAAGAAATCTATGACATGCGTGAGGCAGTCGAAGGACTGGCCGCACGACTCGCAGCACGCAATGCCCGCACTCCGGATTTGATGCGGCTCGAGAAGATTCTGCAGGAGCAACGTGCTGAACCGGATACCGAAGTCAGGTTTCTCAACATCAATGACCGCTTCCACGGCGCCATCTATACGTTGTCACGCAACCGCTACGTGATCCACGATGCCGAGGTATTGCTGAACTCGGCCAGCATGATTCGTGGCTCAACCCATGGACGGTACGACTATGAGAGCTGGTCGCTCCAGGACCACGAAGCGATCTTCAATGCCATCTGCAATGGCGATACCGCAGGAGCTGAAACAGCCATGCGCCAACATATCCGACGTGGACGCTGGCAGCGTACGCGGTTGCTGTTGGCAGAATAG
- a CDS encoding Bug family tripartite tricarboxylate transporter substrate binding protein — MKIMPEETSNNTTQGTARSLSRRRILGAGMAMVMAFGGWALPAAAADDFPGRGIEFVAGYGPGGGHDTMLRSMAKLIRDQDLTDTPISVVNKPGGSGATSMGYLNSHKGDGHYLMAATSSFITTPLSVNVGLDYQDFTPIARLGIDPTILVVAAGSSISSLDDIRNADRKLNVAGGGAGGIEHIATLMVSDALGVDLNYIPFQGDGEVTTALLSRQVDFAMVNPGAVADFVSSGRLNALAITTDERSELFPDLPTFTEQGYDVVAYVFRGLVAPADISDEAKAWLGDLVERVQATPEWKANYLDPNAIVPGYLNGKEFGEYLEETNELYETMLTRLGLIGG; from the coding sequence ATGAAGATCATGCCGGAAGAGACATCAAACAACACCACTCAAGGCACTGCCAGAAGCTTGTCACGTCGCAGGATACTGGGGGCGGGAATGGCCATGGTCATGGCATTCGGCGGTTGGGCGTTGCCGGCTGCGGCTGCCGATGATTTTCCGGGTCGTGGTATCGAATTCGTTGCCGGTTATGGTCCTGGTGGTGGACACGACACCATGCTGCGTTCCATGGCCAAACTGATTCGTGACCAGGATCTGACCGATACGCCGATTTCGGTAGTCAACAAGCCGGGCGGGTCGGGTGCAACCTCGATGGGCTATCTCAACTCCCACAAGGGCGATGGTCACTATCTGATGGCGGCGACCTCGTCATTCATTACCACGCCGCTGTCGGTCAATGTTGGGCTTGACTACCAGGACTTCACGCCTATCGCGCGTCTGGGCATCGACCCGACCATTCTGGTCGTTGCGGCGGGCTCATCGATCAGCAGTCTTGACGATATCCGCAATGCGGATCGTAAGCTCAATGTCGCCGGTGGTGGCGCTGGGGGGATCGAGCATATCGCGACCTTGATGGTCAGCGATGCGCTGGGTGTCGACCTGAACTACATCCCCTTCCAGGGTGATGGTGAGGTGACCACTGCACTGCTTTCCAGGCAGGTCGACTTTGCCATGGTCAACCCGGGCGCCGTAGCAGACTTCGTCTCTTCTGGTCGCCTGAATGCTCTGGCGATTACGACCGACGAGCGTTCCGAGCTGTTCCCGGATCTGCCGACCTTCACCGAACAGGGCTATGACGTGGTCGCTTATGTGTTCCGTGGTCTGGTGGCTCCTGCCGATATCAGTGACGAAGCCAAGGCATGGCTGGGTGATCTGGTCGAGCGCGTGCAGGCGACTCCGGAATGGAAGGCCAACTATCTCGATCCCAACGCCATTGTCCCCGGCTATCTCAATGGCAAAGAGTTCGGTGAGTACCTGGAAGAGACCAATGAGCTGTACGAAACCATGCTCACACGTCTTGGCTTGATTGGAGGTTGA
- a CDS encoding fumarate hydratase, with the protein MTVIRQDDLITSVADALQYISYYHPKDFIDAMAAAYEREENPAAKDAIAQILINSRMCAMGHRPICQDTGIVTVFVHVGMNVRFEAEMSLDDMINEGVRRAYNFPDNVLRASVLADPDGKRQNTRDNTPAVIHHKLVPGDSVEVHVAAKGGGSEAKSKFAMLNPSDSVVDWVMEQLPKMGAGWCPPGMLGIGVGGTAEKAMELAKEALLDPIDIQDLQARGASNRAEELRLELFDKVNSSGIGAQGLGGLTTVLDIKVKDYPTHAANKPVAIIPNCAATRHAHFTLDGSGPAALKAPRLEDWPEITREAGDNVKRVNLDEITPEEVKTWQPGDTLLLNGKLLTGRDAAHKRMIDMLAKGESLPVDLKGRFIYYVGPVDPVGDEVVGPAGPTTATRMDKFTRTMLEETGLLGMVGKAERGSLAIEAIRDNQAVYLMAVGGAAYLVSQAIKASRVVGFEDLGMEAIYEFEVEDMPVTVAVDSQGTSVHQTGPAKWKEIIAQTA; encoded by the coding sequence ATGACCGTGATTCGCCAGGACGACCTCATCACGAGCGTCGCCGACGCTCTACAGTACATTTCCTATTACCACCCCAAGGATTTCATCGACGCCATGGCGGCGGCGTATGAGCGTGAGGAGAACCCGGCGGCCAAGGATGCGATCGCACAGATTCTGATCAACTCGCGCATGTGTGCCATGGGTCATCGCCCGATCTGTCAGGACACCGGAATCGTGACGGTCTTTGTGCATGTTGGCATGAACGTGCGCTTCGAGGCCGAAATGAGCCTCGACGATATGATCAATGAAGGCGTACGCCGCGCCTACAACTTCCCCGACAACGTGCTGCGTGCTTCGGTGCTGGCCGATCCAGACGGCAAGCGCCAGAACACCCGTGACAACACGCCAGCGGTGATTCACCACAAGCTGGTGCCGGGCGATAGCGTTGAAGTGCACGTGGCAGCAAAGGGCGGTGGTAGCGAGGCCAAGTCCAAATTCGCGATGCTCAATCCTTCCGACTCGGTGGTCGATTGGGTCATGGAGCAGTTGCCGAAGATGGGCGCTGGCTGGTGTCCGCCCGGCATGCTGGGAATTGGTGTGGGTGGTACTGCCGAGAAGGCCATGGAACTGGCCAAGGAAGCACTGCTTGATCCGATTGATATTCAAGACCTGCAGGCTCGCGGTGCCTCCAATCGTGCCGAGGAGCTGCGCCTGGAGTTGTTCGACAAGGTCAACAGCAGTGGTATTGGCGCTCAGGGCTTGGGCGGCTTGACCACCGTGCTGGATATCAAGGTCAAGGATTACCCGACACACGCGGCCAACAAGCCGGTGGCGATCATCCCCAACTGTGCAGCAACCCGACATGCGCATTTCACTCTGGATGGTTCCGGGCCTGCCGCACTCAAGGCTCCGCGCCTGGAGGATTGGCCGGAAATCACTCGCGAGGCTGGCGACAACGTCAAGCGTGTCAATCTCGACGAAATCACGCCTGAAGAGGTCAAGACCTGGCAGCCGGGCGATACTCTGCTGCTCAATGGTAAATTGCTGACCGGTCGTGATGCTGCACATAAGCGTATGATCGACATGCTTGCCAAGGGGGAAAGCCTACCGGTGGACCTCAAGGGGCGTTTCATCTACTACGTTGGCCCGGTTGACCCGGTGGGTGATGAAGTTGTGGGTCCGGCAGGCCCGACGACCGCGACGCGTATGGACAAGTTCACGCGGACCATGCTCGAAGAGACGGGTTTGTTGGGGATGGTCGGCAAGGCTGAGCGCGGCTCGTTGGCCATCGAGGCAATTCGCGACAATCAGGCGGTCTATCTGATGGCCGTGGGTGGTGCAGCCTACCTGGTATCCCAGGCGATCAAGGCTTCGCGTGTCGTAGGTTTCGAAGACCTGGGAATGGAAGCGATCTACGAGTTTGAAGTCGAGGACATGCCGGTCACTGTGGCGGTCGATAGTCAGGGTACGTCCGTGCACCAGACTGGTCCGGCAAAGTGGAAGGAGATCATCGCGCAGACGGCGTGA
- a CDS encoding RraA family protein, with protein sequence MSEGFRIRQHWKRADSDDVARARGIAVSNISDVMARMNGAPAGLRPFHRGGALSGPAFTVRCRPGDNLMLHKALLMAQPGDVIVVDAGGALDNAIMGELMLARAVQAQVAGVVINGAIRDTAAIAEQDVPVFAAGVNHRGPYKDGPGEIGYAISLGGMVVEPGDLIVGDDDGVISIPAATAREVLDRAEAKHAAEMQQLEQTLSGNYDGAWIDAALKAGGCSIDEQ encoded by the coding sequence ATGAGTGAAGGGTTTCGTATTCGCCAGCACTGGAAGCGTGCCGATAGTGACGACGTCGCTCGGGCACGCGGTATTGCGGTATCCAATATTTCCGATGTCATGGCTCGCATGAATGGAGCACCGGCTGGTCTTCGCCCGTTCCATCGCGGCGGTGCGCTATCCGGCCCGGCCTTCACGGTGCGCTGTCGTCCGGGGGACAACCTGATGCTGCACAAGGCGCTGCTGATGGCCCAGCCCGGTGACGTGATTGTGGTTGATGCCGGTGGGGCACTGGATAACGCCATCATGGGCGAACTGATGCTGGCGCGCGCTGTGCAGGCACAGGTTGCTGGAGTCGTCATCAATGGCGCGATTCGTGATACCGCGGCAATCGCCGAGCAGGATGTTCCGGTATTTGCCGCGGGAGTCAACCATCGTGGCCCCTACAAGGATGGTCCGGGAGAAATCGGTTATGCCATATCGCTGGGCGGGATGGTCGTTGAACCCGGTGATCTGATCGTTGGCGATGACGATGGAGTGATCTCGATTCCGGCAGCGACAGCTCGCGAGGTCCTGGACCGTGCCGAGGCCAAGCATGCTGCGGAAATGCAGCAACTCGAACAGACCTTGAGTGGCAACTATGACGGAGCCTGGATTGATGCCGCCCTCAAGGCCGGCGGTTGCAGCATTGACGAGCAGTAG